tcttgagccccgggtgtcgatttctggcgagccttatatgcatctccgcctattcaaaccacccaacacaaaggtgcactcaagaacacaccaagaacagtccacaagtcgtggtaatcagccatgacaccacttggaccttcaatttacacaaaaccgtgttttagtcgaaacgggtgaaccgtggctcggatttaggtgacccgaacatgaaagttcgtcccaccatcagtcctaacacactaacacaccctaaagacaccaaggaaggtcacaaagtcggaccaaacctgtttcatgtcaatccacatttcaattttaacaaaatagtaatttgatcataactagggctccgggaatcgaaacgacatgaatccggagtataaaattaatgtcttgatgagaggaactcatttacatactttattttaacttttatctcagtcacaaactcagaatacacgaaatagctgctgtccagaatttaacaaaccgaaaacatgtgattatgagtacatctatgaatacaaacaccattacaataatccacaaacatcatactactaaataatcatcaaaatacagtaaataaatgaaaaattgaaaattctagggttagggtttataccctaatcgagaaacgagaagtatgaacgcgtagagatcgttgtgtagaatccgattgTGTTGAAAGCCCTTTGAAAAGATTAATAATtttatgagatgatgatgatgatgatgtaggtgATGGTTGGCGACCAAAAAAGGAGAAGGGAGGAGAAAACACAAAAATTAGAAATTAGGTTTTAGGGAAAATAAAGTGTAATGTAAAAAAAATATGAAAGGAGGAAAGGCTCCCCCCCCCTTAGGGGTTCGGCCGAAAATGGATGGGGTGGGCCCCGTGGTGGGCCAATTTTGATAAATtataatttcctgatggcccgaaagcccgaacgagtcccgaaacgcgaaaacgcacctacgcgattaaaaatccggaaagataacaaacgcgcgacgaaaaataaatataaatacactatataataatatgatcttaaaatatcatatttaaaatatttaggatttaaatatcccaaaaacgcgtccgttggtttgaaaaccaaaaagattcgccggatggaaatccgcgagacgtagaaacgtataaattaaaatatgaatacaaatattcacataacacataataattaatatatatatatatatatatatatatatatatatatatatatatatatatatatatatatatatatatataattataaatttaataatataggtcatagaaatgacgtggcacactaacagttaacggtcgttaaataattaactgtaaaagataacggaaaaagtagggtcgtgacaaaaaTATAGCACTCTTTGTCagtctatcaacaatcacccataTAGTATCGTATGAGGcgttcttggtaacttagtgatcaaATCCATGGTGATTTGCTCCTATATCCATACAGGTATCTCCAAAGGTTGGAGTTTCCCATACGGTTGTTGGTGCTCTGCCTTAACCTGCAAACACGTTAAACAATTTTGAACATATTTTACGATGTCAcgtttcattcctggccaccaataaTCACGTTTTAAATCCATATACATCTTAGTTGCACCAGGATGTATAGAGTATTTCGATTTATGGGCCGCTTCCAATAATTCTTGATTAACTTCACACGTCctcggcacccaaattcttccgtaaCGAATCTTTAAACCACGACTGCCTTCACTCAAGTGTTCCAACTGACCTTTCAACCATTCTCCATTCACATTATTAGCCTCTAAAGCACTAATCTGGGCAGTTTTGATACGCTCAAACAATGCAAGCATTTCACCATCAAAACATGGTGATGAGCCTTTCGGCTTAAGGCATCAGCAATaacattagccttaccaggatggtaaagaatgtcacaatcatagtctttcacaagATCTAACCATCTCCTTTGTCTATTGTTTAAATTACGCTGATCAAAGAAATATTTGAGGTTTTTATGATCAGTATAAATGGTAAATTTGACACCATAAAGATCGTGCCGCAAAATTTTTAGAGCGAATACTACTGCTGCTAATTCTAAATCATGATTTGGGTAACATTTTTCACGTGGTTTTAATTGTCGAgacgcataagcaataactttcccTCTCTGCATAAGAACACATCCTAACCCTCTCTTCGAAGCATCACAGTAAATTACCATGTCTTCATTGCCCTCGGGTAATACAAGAATAGGTGCCTGAATTAACTTACCTTTCAATAGCTGAAAAGACTGTTCTTGTTTATCTCCCCATTTCCATTCCacattctttcttgtcaatttgGTCAACGGAGTTgcaattctagaaaaatcttgaataaattgACGATAATACCCCGCTAGACCAAGAAAACTTCTAATTTCAGTAGGACTTGTAGGAGGATTCCACTTAATTACTGCATCAACTTTGGAAGGATCAACTTGAATGCCATCAGCATTTATCACATgcccgagaaattgaacttcccttaACCAAAATTAGCATTTTGAATATTTAGCATACAACCTTTCTTGTCGTAGGGTTTCTAACATCTGACTCAAGTGGATAGCATGCTCTTCtttactcttagaataaataaggatatcatcaataaacacgatTACCGACTTATCAAGCATCGGTCtgcacactcggttcattaaatccataaaatcagctggggcatttgtcaaaccgaaagGCATGACgacaaattcataatgaccataccacgTACGAAAGGCCgtcttcggtatatcttcttctttcacTTTTAGTGGATGATAGCCTGACCTCAAGTCAATTTTTGAAAAGAAACTAGCCCCCTGcaactgatcaaacaaatcatcaattctcggtaaagGATATCTATTTTTAATAGTTACCTTATTGAGctctctataatcaatacacattctcattgtaccatccttctttttaacaaataacactggagctccccaaggtgaactactagggcgAATGAAACCCTTATCAAGAAGTTCTTGCAACTAGTTCATCATTTCTTGCATCTCGGTTGGAGCTAACCGATTGGGAGTTTTTGCAATAGGAGCAGCTCCTGGCATCAAATCGATTCTGAACTCTACTTGTCTATCAGGTGGAATACCCGACAAATTCtcgggaaatacatcaggaaattcattAACTACCAGAATGATTTTCAATTCTCTTACAACTTTGGAACTATCAACCACGTGTGCTAGAAAAGCCTGACACCCGTGTGATACTAATCTTTTAGCTTTGGCATAAGATAAGACTGGAATGGTATTTCTCGTTCGCTCCCCATAAATGGTAATAACTTTCCCACTCGGTGACTGCAAACGAAAAATCTTCTCATGACATTTAATAACTCCTCTATTCCTTCCCAGCCAATCCATTCCTATAATTACATGGAATTCTCTAGCTTGCAACgggatcaaatcaatcttaaacactTCGTTATCGATCTCTATATTGCAGCCTCTATATACATCATTGACTATTACAAGTTTATTATCAGCTATTTCAACTTCTAACGGGTGATCCATCTTACTCAGAGGCACATTAAAATGTTCACAAAAAGAAAGTGACACAAAGGATTTAGTAGCACCAGAGTCAAACAGAACGTGTGCAGGCATAGAATTAACAATAagggtacctgacaccacatcatGAAACTCCTTTGCTTCTTCGGTAGTGATCTGAAAAGCTCGAGTCTGGGGTTTCTGAATACTTGTACCAACCTTCTTCTCCATCTCATTCCTCTGATATTCCTTTCTCATATTTTCTTGACGTACCGGGCATTCAGCTTGCACATGTCCACTCTTAAAGTAATAAAAATACGTCCTATCGGAACTTTGACATTTGTTTGCAAAATGCCCAGGTTTTCCACAACGAAAACAAACATTACTGCGCACTCTACACTCGCCAATATGACGTCTACCACACTTGCCACACTCAGGGATCTCTTTAGCTCCACCACTTATTTTTTTATGAAATGGCCTACGCTTCTATTGTTGTCGTGCTCCTATCCCAAACCTTGGTTTCTTTGATTGAAATTGTTGGGAAGACCGAGGTGTCTCCTTAACCTTTCTTTTACCCTCTGCAATAGTTTCCTTCTTTTGTAAATCATGCTCCCGCTTTAGGGCTTTATTCATTATTTTTGGAATAGTATTATGTTGCTCTAGATCAATAAATTCTCTAATCTCTAGATTCATGTGTCGGTAATAATGACTACATAGGTACTCAGGATTAGAGGTGATTTCTAGACAGAAAAGGGATTTTTCATTAAAGTGTAACGACCCCAaaaccgtttaccaaaaacgaag
This window of the Rutidosis leptorrhynchoides isolate AG116_Rl617_1_P2 chromosome 7, CSIRO_AGI_Rlap_v1, whole genome shotgun sequence genome carries:
- the LOC139859365 gene encoding uncharacterized protein; the protein is MNKALKREHDLQKKETIAEGKRKVKETPRSSQQFQSKKPRVRSNVCFRCGKPGHFANKCQSSDRTYFYYFKSGHVQAECPVRQENMRKEYQRNEMEKKVGTSIQKPQTRAFQITTEEAKEFHDVVSGTLIVNSMPAHVLFDSGATKSFVSLSFCEHFNVPLSKMDHPLEVEIADNKLVIVNDVYRGCNIEIDNEVFKIDLIPLQAREFHVIIGMDWLGRNRGVIKCHEKIFRLQSPSGKVITIYGERTRNTIPVLSYAKAKRLVSHGCQAFLAHVVDSSKVVRELKIILVVNEFPDVFPENLSGIPPDRQVEFRIDLMPGAAPIAKTPNRLAPTEMQEMMN